The following are encoded together in the Candidatus Rokuibacteriota bacterium genome:
- a CDS encoding cytochrome c3 family protein produces the protein MPQVSLRWSRLLLFGLAIGTLTLLGRSVPVPAQVELKAKGADLCLPCHAELRQKFSGPYVHTPLKTGNCEGCHNPHAARFPKLLAKQGGELCFACHAKARAAFAKKVVHRPVRDGQCTACHDPHAGREKFQLTRAGGALCLTCHARLVEKPKAVSHAPFKDGECMLCHDPHASDERALLTARSGDLCQSCHDLKAPRVSRAHGPFSVEKAACEQCHSPHASDGKALAKPVSHRPFAQGRCGSCHQVGSPDPRQTVLIGKDLCLTCHPAMAQEMKKKTVHAPVRAGQCTACHQPHGSEVKGLLVSSEREACLTCHQKVQERIKASRSVHPEKAGEGRCTICHAPHGSEQPKLASGEPLKVCASCHASHAGLSHPMGAGIVDPRTKTTLTCLSCHDVHGTALPNLLTFAKERALCIQCHKALR, from the coding sequence GTGCCACAAGTGAGCCTGCGCTGGTCGCGTCTGCTGCTGTTCGGCCTCGCCATCGGCACGCTGACGTTGCTGGGGCGTTCGGTGCCCGTGCCGGCCCAGGTGGAGCTCAAGGCCAAGGGGGCGGATCTCTGCCTGCCCTGCCACGCCGAGCTCAGGCAGAAGTTCAGCGGCCCCTACGTCCACACGCCGCTCAAGACGGGGAACTGCGAGGGCTGCCACAATCCCCACGCCGCCAGGTTCCCGAAGCTCCTGGCGAAGCAGGGCGGCGAGCTCTGCTTCGCCTGCCACGCCAAGGCCAGGGCGGCCTTCGCCAAGAAGGTGGTGCACCGGCCGGTGCGGGACGGGCAGTGCACCGCCTGCCACGACCCGCACGCGGGGCGCGAGAAGTTCCAGCTCACCCGGGCCGGCGGCGCGCTCTGTCTCACCTGCCACGCGCGACTGGTGGAAAAGCCGAAGGCCGTCTCCCATGCGCCGTTCAAGGACGGGGAGTGCATGCTGTGTCACGACCCGCACGCCTCCGATGAGCGCGCGCTGCTCACGGCGCGCTCCGGGGACCTCTGTCAGTCCTGCCACGACCTCAAGGCGCCCCGCGTGAGCAGAGCGCACGGGCCCTTCTCCGTGGAGAAGGCCGCGTGCGAGCAGTGCCACAGCCCACACGCCTCTGACGGGAAGGCGCTGGCGAAGCCCGTGAGCCACAGGCCCTTCGCCCAGGGCCGCTGCGGTTCCTGCCATCAGGTGGGGTCTCCCGACCCGCGGCAGACGGTCCTGATCGGAAAAGACCTCTGCCTCACGTGTCACCCGGCGATGGCGCAGGAGATGAAGAAGAAGACGGTGCACGCGCCCGTGAGGGCGGGCCAGTGCACGGCCTGCCATCAGCCCCACGGCTCGGAGGTGAAGGGCCTCCTCGTGTCCAGCGAGCGGGAGGCCTGTCTCACGTGCCACCAGAAGGTCCAGGAGCGCATCAAGGCGTCACGGTCGGTGCATCCCGAGAAGGCCGGTGAGGGGCGATGCACGATCTGCCACGCTCCGCATGGCTCGGAGCAGCCGAAGCTGGCTTCGGGCGAGCCGCTCAAGGTCTGCGCCTCCTGCCACGCCTCGCACGCGGGATTGTCGCACCCGATGGGCGCGGGCATCGTGGACCCGCGGACGAAGACGACGCTCACGTGCCTGTCGTGCCACGACGTGCACGGCACGGCGCTGCCGAACCTGCTGACCTTCGCCAAGGAGCGGGCGCTCTGCATCCAGTGCCACAAGGCCCTCCGCTGA